In Flavobacterium sp. N3904, one DNA window encodes the following:
- a CDS encoding ATP-binding protein, with protein MKQIHSSSNKELADYCHYFRGSCFREKKLFKEAIFELNSVSKNFKYYPLISKDLGETTLELKEFKKAIHYFEAVEKLPITNNQGYKISIIYENLGICYLHINQFKEAEKYFFKSLTFQKNEKDSVSLIGLYMDIANLYYLQYKDQLAIPYFEKAYFLSKQIKDFDTKRRSAKNMAVVEENRGKFKQALAYRKESEQWNDSLNNQNKVWALADYEKKYAVAQKQKQISVLKVENKLKDTQRNTMFFSTLGLLLLLVGGVYVYAQKVKNAKIILTQKEKLDELNATKDQLFSIVSHDLRSSVNALKTSNTKLTTSLETKNYSELDQLLHQNSAIANGAYSLLDNLLHWALLQTKQLYFSKDSVHLYSIVQQIEYNYKPLLLDKSIAFENAVSKNSFIFVDLDSLKIVLRNLLDNAIKFSPENSKISFYTVDTNTNFCQLVIQDSGLGMNQNTINELLEDNELLAKKSNSEIIGTGLGMQLCKQMIKKNGGTLTIESELNNGTKMILSFPKTEQNG; from the coding sequence ATGAAACAAATACACTCAAGTAGCAATAAAGAATTAGCTGATTATTGTCATTATTTTAGAGGGAGTTGTTTTAGAGAAAAAAAACTATTCAAAGAAGCAATTTTTGAATTAAATTCTGTCTCAAAAAATTTTAAGTACTACCCTTTAATAAGTAAAGACCTAGGAGAAACTACTTTAGAATTAAAAGAATTTAAAAAAGCTATTCATTATTTCGAAGCTGTTGAAAAACTTCCAATTACAAACAATCAAGGTTATAAAATAAGCATAATTTATGAAAATTTAGGTATCTGTTATTTGCATATTAATCAATTTAAAGAAGCTGAAAAATACTTTTTTAAAAGTCTTACATTCCAGAAGAATGAAAAAGACTCAGTATCTTTGATTGGATTATATATGGATATTGCAAATTTATACTATTTGCAATACAAAGACCAACTAGCCATTCCTTATTTCGAAAAAGCCTATTTTTTATCCAAACAAATAAAAGATTTTGATACAAAAAGGAGATCTGCAAAAAACATGGCAGTTGTCGAAGAAAACAGGGGCAAGTTCAAACAAGCCTTAGCCTATAGGAAAGAATCAGAGCAATGGAATGACTCTCTCAACAACCAAAACAAAGTCTGGGCACTGGCAGACTACGAAAAGAAATATGCGGTAGCACAAAAACAAAAACAAATCTCAGTACTTAAAGTCGAGAACAAACTAAAAGACACCCAGCGAAATACTATGTTTTTTTCTACATTGGGTTTATTGTTGCTACTAGTAGGAGGCGTTTATGTCTATGCCCAAAAAGTAAAAAATGCGAAAATTATCCTTACTCAAAAAGAAAAACTAGACGAGCTCAATGCCACCAAGGATCAATTGTTCTCTATCGTGAGTCATGATTTGCGTTCCTCTGTTAATGCCCTCAAAACCAGCAATACCAAACTAACCACTTCGCTAGAAACCAAAAACTATAGCGAGCTCGACCAGCTCCTGCATCAAAACAGCGCGATTGCAAACGGCGCCTACAGTTTGCTCGACAACTTGCTCCATTGGGCGTTGTTGCAAACCAAACAATTGTATTTCAGCAAAGATTCGGTGCATTTGTATTCCATTGTGCAACAAATAGAATACAACTACAAACCGTTACTGCTTGACAAAAGCATTGCTTTTGAGAATGCCGTTTCCAAAAATAGTTTTATCTTCGTAGATCTCGATTCGCTAAAAATTGTTTTACGCAACCTGCTCGACAATGCTATCAAATTCTCCCCAGAGAACAGCAAAATCAGTTTTTATACAGTCGACACCAACACCAATTTTTGCCAACTCGTGATACAAGACAGTGGTTTGGGTATGAACCAAAACACCATAAACGAGTTGCTCGAAGACAATGAACTATTGGCCAAGAAAAGCAACTCGGAGATAATAGGAACTGGCCTCGGGATGCAATTGTGCAAACAAATGATTAAAAAAAATGGAGGAACACTAACCATAGAAAGCGAACTCAACAATGGAACCAAAATGATACTTTCGTTCCCAAAAACAGAACAAAATGGATAA